A section of the Streptomyces sp. SLBN-118 genome encodes:
- a CDS encoding phosphodiester glycosidase family protein codes for MSPAVADSTPDPRPRDASEVLRPLTAPPASTAAGSPRAVADGDGIETARSARPIAPGISLTSYDRLESDKWLRVDALSVDLGGSGVEADYLSSGKVADRRAVSELAARHDPGPGRRTVAAINADFFDINQTGAPLGPGIKDGKVTHSPAAGANRAVGIGPGNAGRVLKLYFDGTLTLPSGTHPLTAYNAANVPAGGIGAYTAAWGTADRALTVDAATPVAEVLVRDGTVAEVAGRPGSGPIAPDATVLVGREAGAGLLAALRPGDPVALEYRPRTDSGPVPRTAVGGRELLVVDGVPQNHDGEGNNTAAPRTAVGFSRDGRAMQVITVDGRQADSGGVTLTELGLMMKQAGAHSALNLDGGGSSTLVAREPGSDALQVENSPSDGSERTVPNGLALTAPDGSGRLRGFWVETRTPAGVSPTADPVKGGHPERVFPGLTRRLTAAGYDETYGPAAGTPHWRTARPSVGRVDDQGVFRARDSGTTEVRAERAGARGSTRLTVLDDLARIEPTTQRVGFADASATGTFGVLGLDAQGNSAPVEPADAELAYDHTLFDIRDDGRGSFTVRSLTGSGAGRITVTVDGLTTVLAAGVGLTEQAVSGFDDAAAWTFSQARASGSVAATPDGQSGTGLELTYDFTQSTATRAAYANPPGPIPVPGRPQSFMLWIKGDGKGAWPTLHLKDAAGSDQLLRGPYVTWTGWRQVTFAVPPGAATPLSVVRFYLAETAATKQYTGKVVVDSLNAQVPPAVDLPVQPRTADPLIDPAAETEARDWQFAVMSDAQFVARDPDSAIVAQARRTLREIKAARPDFLIVNGDLVDEGSPADLAFARRVLTEELGDELPWYYVPGNHEVMGGTIANFIAEFGPPHRVFDHRGTRFLTLDTSSLSLRGGGFAQIKEVRAQLEAAANDPGVSSVMLVEHVPPRDPTVQKASQLGDRKEAALIEQWLAEFRRTTGKGAGLIGSHVGVFHADHVDGVPYLINGNSGKAPAGPVNEGGFTGWSLVGVDTVSRLEQLTGRLRPWEGLPDWVSVQTRAHVDGLTLDAPTVLRPGSSEPAGATVTQGVRRIPVAFPLSADWTGSPNLFIGAPEDARHRHVAVFDPRTGRVTGLRPGTVTLAVTAGGVTRRGEIRVAAQGVGAAA; via the coding sequence ATGTCCCCAGCCGTCGCCGACTCCACACCCGACCCCCGTCCCCGCGATGCGTCGGAAGTGTTACGCCCGCTCACGGCGCCGCCCGCGAGCACCGCGGCCGGAAGCCCACGGGCCGTGGCCGACGGTGACGGAATCGAGACCGCGCGCAGCGCCCGGCCGATTGCTCCGGGCATCAGCCTCACCTCGTACGACCGGCTGGAATCGGACAAGTGGCTGCGGGTCGACGCGCTTTCGGTCGACCTCGGAGGCAGCGGCGTAGAGGCGGACTATCTCTCCTCGGGCAAGGTCGCAGACCGCCGCGCCGTCTCCGAACTTGCCGCCCGGCACGACCCGGGCCCCGGCCGGCGCACGGTCGCGGCCATCAACGCCGACTTCTTCGACATCAACCAGACCGGTGCGCCGCTGGGCCCCGGCATCAAGGACGGCAAGGTCACCCACTCACCGGCTGCGGGTGCCAACCGGGCCGTCGGGATCGGACCCGGGAACGCGGGACGCGTCCTGAAGCTGTACTTCGACGGCACCCTGACACTGCCCTCGGGCACGCACCCGCTGACCGCGTACAACGCCGCCAACGTCCCGGCGGGCGGCATCGGCGCGTACACCGCGGCCTGGGGGACGGCCGACCGGGCGCTGACCGTCGACGCCGCAACTCCCGTCGCAGAAGTCCTCGTTCGCGACGGCACGGTGGCCGAGGTCGCGGGCCGGCCCGGCAGTGGGCCGATCGCTCCGGACGCCACCGTCCTGGTCGGCCGCGAAGCCGGGGCAGGGCTGCTCGCCGCGCTGAGGCCGGGCGACCCCGTCGCCCTGGAGTACCGGCCGCGCACCGACAGCGGCCCCGTTCCGCGCACCGCGGTCGGCGGCCGTGAACTCCTCGTCGTCGACGGGGTGCCCCAGAACCACGACGGCGAGGGCAACAACACCGCCGCTCCCCGCACCGCCGTGGGTTTCTCCAGGGACGGCCGCGCGATGCAGGTCATCACCGTCGACGGCCGGCAGGCCGACAGCGGCGGCGTCACCCTCACCGAACTCGGCCTGATGATGAAGCAGGCCGGTGCGCACAGCGCCCTGAATCTCGACGGGGGCGGATCCTCGACACTTGTCGCCCGCGAACCCGGCAGTGACGCGCTCCAGGTGGAGAACAGCCCCTCGGACGGCAGCGAGCGCACAGTCCCCAACGGGCTCGCACTCACCGCGCCCGACGGCAGCGGGCGGCTGCGCGGCTTCTGGGTCGAGACGCGTACGCCCGCCGGGGTGTCACCCACCGCCGACCCGGTCAAGGGCGGCCACCCCGAGCGGGTCTTCCCCGGGCTGACCCGCCGCCTCACCGCCGCCGGTTACGACGAGACGTACGGACCGGCGGCCGGAACCCCGCACTGGCGTACCGCCAGGCCCTCGGTGGGCCGGGTCGACGACCAGGGTGTCTTCCGGGCCCGGGACAGCGGCACCACCGAGGTACGCGCGGAACGCGCGGGCGCCCGCGGCAGCACCCGGCTGACGGTCCTCGACGACCTTGCCCGGATCGAACCGACCACCCAGCGCGTCGGCTTCGCCGACGCGAGCGCCACCGGCACATTCGGCGTCCTGGGCCTCGACGCGCAGGGCAACAGCGCGCCCGTCGAACCGGCCGACGCCGAACTCGCCTACGACCACACCCTCTTCGACATCCGCGACGACGGACGGGGCTCCTTCACCGTCAGATCCCTCACGGGCAGCGGCGCCGGGCGGATCACGGTGACTGTCGACGGCCTCACCACCGTTCTGGCTGCCGGCGTGGGCCTCACCGAACAGGCCGTCTCGGGGTTCGACGACGCGGCGGCCTGGACCTTCAGCCAGGCGCGAGCGAGCGGTTCGGTCGCGGCGACGCCCGACGGACAGAGCGGCACCGGCCTTGAGCTCACCTACGACTTCACGCAGTCGACGGCCACCCGCGCCGCATACGCCAACCCGCCGGGGCCGATTCCCGTCCCCGGCAGGCCGCAGTCCTTCATGCTCTGGATCAAGGGCGACGGGAAGGGCGCCTGGCCCACTCTGCACCTCAAGGACGCCGCCGGGTCTGACCAGCTTCTGCGCGGGCCGTACGTCACCTGGACCGGCTGGCGGCAGGTGACCTTCGCGGTGCCGCCGGGGGCCGCGACGCCGCTGTCCGTCGTCCGCTTCTATCTGGCCGAGACCGCGGCCACGAAGCAGTACACGGGGAAGGTCGTCGTCGACAGTCTGAACGCGCAGGTGCCGCCGGCGGTCGACCTGCCCGTGCAGCCGCGTACGGCCGATCCGCTGATCGACCCGGCGGCCGAAACCGAGGCCAGGGACTGGCAGTTCGCGGTCATGTCCGACGCACAGTTCGTGGCCCGCGACCCCGACAGCGCGATCGTCGCCCAGGCACGGCGGACCCTGCGCGAGATCAAGGCCGCGCGGCCCGACTTCCTCATCGTCAACGGCGACCTGGTCGACGAGGGCTCGCCGGCGGACCTCGCCTTCGCTCGTCGCGTGCTGACCGAGGAGCTGGGCGACGAGCTGCCCTGGTACTACGTGCCGGGCAACCACGAGGTGATGGGCGGAACGATCGCCAACTTCATCGCCGAATTCGGGCCCCCGCACCGTGTGTTCGACCATCGCGGTACACGCTTTCTCACCCTGGACACGTCGAGCCTGAGCCTGCGGGGCGGGGGCTTCGCCCAGATCAAGGAGGTGCGGGCGCAGCTGGAAGCGGCGGCGAACGACCCGGGCGTCAGCTCGGTGATGCTCGTCGAGCATGTGCCGCCGCGTGACCCGACCGTCCAGAAAGCCAGCCAGCTCGGCGACCGCAAGGAGGCGGCGCTGATCGAGCAGTGGCTCGCGGAGTTCCGCCGTACGACGGGGAAGGGGGCGGGGCTCATCGGCAGCCATGTCGGCGTCTTCCACGCGGACCACGTGGACGGTGTGCCGTATCTGATCAACGGCAACTCGGGCAAGGCGCCGGCGGGACCGGTGAACGAAGGCGGTTTCACGGGCTGGTCGCTGGTCGGCGTCGACACGGTGTCCCGGCTGGAGCAGCTGACCGGCCGGCTCCGTCCGTGGGAGGGACTGCCCGACTGGGTGTCCGTCCAGACCCGCGCCCATGTCGACGGGCTGACGCTCGACGCGCCCACGGTACTGCGGCCGGGCAGCAGCGAGCCCGCGGGGGCGACGGTCACCCAGGGAGTGCGCCGGATCCCGGTCGCGTTCCCGCTGAGCGCGGACTGGACGGGCTCGCCGAACCTGTTCATCGGCGCGCCGGAGGATGCGCGCCATCGGCATGTGGCGGTGTTCGACCCGAGGACAGGGCGGGTGACGGGGCTGCGGCCGGGGACGGTGACGCTGGCGGTGACGGCCGGGGGCGTGACGCGACGCGGGGAGATCCGCGTGGCTGCGCAGGGGGTGGGTGCTGCGGCGTAG
- a CDS encoding cation diffusion facilitator family transporter — translation MKRNHSDAKTRVTVLVALAANLVIAVAKAVGGLAAGSPALLSEAAHSVADSTNEVFLLIALRRSHLPPDTRHPFGYGKERYFWALLAAVGIFVMGGCFSFYQGLHALATNPQESHKGYVAGLAVLFVALLAEGGSLLRALHQMRKEKGARDPALRTVIAEDSTAVLGVVLAMAGMALHLITGQVVWEASASLAIGALLVYIAYRLGREARDRLIGEAVDPELSGGIRELLDDQEEIHRVAALLTMRLGLDSTLVAARVDLTPGFDSEEVELICVRIKRQIRETWPEADHVFLDITEAPGD, via the coding sequence ATGAAGCGCAACCATTCCGACGCAAAGACGCGCGTCACCGTCCTGGTGGCGCTCGCCGCGAATCTGGTGATCGCCGTGGCGAAGGCCGTCGGGGGTCTCGCGGCGGGCTCCCCCGCGCTGCTCTCCGAGGCCGCCCACTCGGTCGCCGACAGCACGAACGAGGTTTTCCTGCTCATCGCGCTGCGCCGGAGCCACCTCCCACCGGATACCCGCCACCCCTTTGGCTACGGCAAGGAGCGCTATTTCTGGGCTCTGCTGGCGGCCGTGGGAATTTTCGTCATGGGTGGCTGCTTCTCGTTCTATCAGGGCCTCCACGCATTGGCCACAAACCCGCAGGAATCCCACAAGGGTTATGTGGCCGGCCTGGCCGTCCTGTTCGTGGCGCTGCTCGCCGAGGGCGGATCACTGCTGCGCGCCCTGCACCAGATGCGCAAAGAGAAGGGGGCGCGAGACCCCGCGCTGCGGACCGTCATTGCCGAGGACAGCACCGCGGTGCTCGGAGTCGTGCTCGCGATGGCCGGAATGGCGCTTCATCTGATCACCGGTCAGGTGGTCTGGGAGGCGTCCGCGTCTCTCGCCATCGGCGCGCTTCTCGTGTACATCGCCTACCGGCTGGGCAGGGAGGCGCGCGACCGGCTGATCGGCGAGGCGGTCGATCCGGAGCTCAGCGGGGGCATCCGCGAACTTCTCGACGACCAGGAGGAGATCCACAGGGTCGCCGCGCTGCTCACCATGCGGCTCGGCCTGGATTCGACGCTCGTGGCGGCACGGGTCGATCTGACGCCGGGCTTCGACAGCGAGGAGGTCGAGCTCATCTGCGTACGCATCAAGCGGCAGATCCGGGAAACGTGGCCGGAAGCGGACCATGTCTTCCTCGACATCACGGAGGCGCCCGGCGACTGA
- a CDS encoding DUF6458 family protein: MGLGGCIILIAAGAILTFATDWKVEGANLDVVGLILMAVGIIGVATFTSIARRRRVIVPPTTPVVDAERDRRHYE, translated from the coding sequence ATGGGTCTTGGCGGGTGCATCATTCTGATCGCCGCCGGAGCGATACTGACGTTCGCCACCGACTGGAAGGTGGAAGGCGCCAATCTCGACGTGGTGGGCCTGATCCTTATGGCCGTGGGCATCATCGGCGTCGCCACGTTCACCAGCATCGCCAGGCGCCGGCGCGTCATCGTGCCGCCGACGACGCCGGTGGTCGACGCAGAGCGCGACCGCCGCCACTACGAGTGA
- a CDS encoding transketolase, with the protein MRTEQLAELGQQLRVDSVRAADAAGSGHPTSSMSAADLAAVLLANHLRYDFDRPGHPGNDRLIFSKGHASPLLYALYRAAGAVDEKELLTFRQLGSRLEGHPTPRLAWVDVATGSLGQGLPVGVGMALAGKKLDQIPYRVWVLSGDSEMAEGSVWEAVEHAADEHLDNLTLIIDVNRLGQRGPTRHEWNLGAYARRLQAFGWHTVEIDGHDVGAVDEALAEARTTFRRPTAVIARTRKGRGVSSVEDREGMHGKPLPDADEAIEELGGPRHIHVDVQPPPAARVLHGTRGAPAEPPRFEIGESVATRTAYGQALAALGSERADVVALDGEVGDSTRTEYFAKAHPSRYFECYIAEQQLVAAAVGMQARGYVPYAATFAAFLTRAHDFIRMAAVSRANIRLVGSHAGVAIGQDGPSQMGLEDLAMFRAVPASTVLYPCDGNQTARLVDAMAATPGVSYLRTSRGDMPVLYGPGEKFAVGGCKVLRSSDRDRLTVVAAGVTVHEALAAAELLEREGIAVRVVDLYSVKPVDARTLQEAADETRCLVTVEDHRPQGGLGDAVAEVFSDGRPAPRLVRLGVRNMPASATPEEQLRVSGIDADSIAVAARLLVEEAVVR; encoded by the coding sequence ATGCGAACCGAACAACTGGCAGAACTGGGCCAGCAGTTGCGTGTGGACTCCGTTCGGGCCGCCGATGCGGCGGGCTCCGGGCACCCGACGTCCTCCATGTCGGCGGCGGACCTTGCCGCCGTGCTGCTGGCCAACCATCTGCGCTACGACTTCGACCGGCCCGGCCATCCCGGCAACGACCGGCTGATCTTCTCGAAGGGACATGCCTCACCGCTGCTGTACGCCCTCTACCGGGCCGCCGGCGCCGTCGACGAGAAGGAACTCCTCACCTTCCGCCAACTCGGCAGCCGTCTCGAAGGACACCCCACCCCCCGCCTGGCGTGGGTGGACGTGGCCACCGGGTCGCTCGGGCAGGGCCTGCCGGTCGGTGTCGGCATGGCGCTCGCGGGCAAGAAGCTCGACCAGATCCCCTATCGGGTGTGGGTGTTGTCGGGCGACAGCGAAATGGCCGAGGGGTCCGTATGGGAAGCCGTCGAGCACGCAGCGGACGAACACCTCGACAATCTGACGCTGATCATCGATGTGAACCGCCTCGGCCAGCGCGGCCCGACGCGCCACGAGTGGAACCTCGGCGCCTACGCCCGCAGGCTGCAGGCCTTCGGCTGGCACACCGTGGAGATCGACGGCCACGACGTCGGCGCGGTCGACGAGGCACTGGCCGAGGCCCGCACCACTTTCCGCCGGCCCACCGCGGTCATCGCCCGGACCCGCAAAGGCCGAGGCGTCTCATCCGTCGAGGACCGGGAGGGCATGCACGGCAAACCGCTGCCCGACGCCGACGAAGCCATCGAGGAACTCGGTGGACCGCGCCACATCCATGTCGATGTCCAGCCGCCGCCCGCGGCACGCGTGCTGCACGGCACCCGCGGCGCGCCCGCCGAGCCGCCGCGCTTTGAGATCGGTGAGTCGGTCGCGACCCGTACCGCCTACGGACAGGCCCTGGCGGCACTCGGCTCGGAGCGCGCCGACGTCGTGGCCCTCGACGGCGAGGTCGGCGACTCGACCCGTACCGAATACTTCGCCAAGGCGCACCCCAGCCGCTACTTCGAGTGCTACATCGCCGAGCAGCAACTCGTCGCGGCAGCCGTGGGGATGCAGGCGCGGGGATATGTGCCCTACGCCGCCACGTTCGCGGCCTTCCTGACCCGTGCCCACGACTTCATACGGATGGCAGCCGTCAGCCGGGCGAACATCAGGCTCGTCGGCTCGCACGCGGGAGTCGCCATAGGCCAGGACGGACCGTCCCAGATGGGACTCGAGGATCTTGCGATGTTCCGTGCGGTGCCCGCCAGCACCGTGCTCTATCCCTGTGACGGCAACCAGACGGCCCGCCTGGTCGACGCCATGGCGGCTACGCCCGGTGTCAGCTATCTGCGCACCAGCAGGGGGGACATGCCGGTCCTCTACGGCCCCGGCGAGAAGTTCGCCGTCGGCGGGTGCAAGGTGCTGCGGTCGAGCGATCGGGACCGGTTGACCGTGGTCGCCGCGGGAGTGACAGTCCATGAAGCGCTGGCGGCGGCCGAACTGCTGGAGCGCGAAGGCATTGCCGTGCGGGTCGTCGACCTCTACTCGGTCAAGCCGGTCGACGCGCGGACGCTTCAGGAGGCGGCCGACGAGACACGATGCCTGGTGACCGTCGAGGACCATCGCCCGCAGGGCGGCCTGGGGGACGCGGTCGCGGAAGTCTTCTCGGACGGGCGCCCGGCTCCCCGGCTGGTGCGGCTCGGAGTCCGGAACATGCCCGCATCGGCCACGCCCGAGGAGCAGTTGCGTGTCTCGGGTATCGACGCCGATTCGATCGCGGTCGCCGCACGGCTGCTCGTGGAAGAAGCGGTGGTGCGCTGA
- a CDS encoding DUF6328 family protein, translated as MTQEAQDSPERGRDETPEERADRRWTDLLQELRVAQTGVQILFGFLLAVAFQPRFAQLSDTDRHIYLVTVLLGAATTGALVGPVSFHRLLTGQRLKPQTVDWASRLTVVGLVLLLCTMASALLLILRIVVADEVALWLVIGMVAWFIVCWFVLPFWARAISRRTDE; from the coding sequence ATGACACAGGAAGCGCAAGACAGCCCGGAGCGCGGCAGGGACGAGACGCCGGAGGAGAGGGCAGACCGGAGATGGACCGACCTGCTGCAGGAATTGAGGGTCGCTCAGACCGGCGTTCAAATCCTGTTCGGATTTCTGCTCGCGGTGGCCTTCCAGCCCCGGTTCGCCCAGCTTTCCGACACCGATCGCCACATTTATCTGGTCACCGTGCTGCTGGGGGCGGCGACGACCGGCGCTCTCGTCGGGCCGGTCTCCTTCCATCGCCTCCTGACCGGCCAGCGGCTCAAGCCGCAGACGGTCGACTGGGCTTCCCGCCTCACAGTCGTGGGCCTGGTTCTGCTGTTGTGCACGATGGCGTCCGCGCTGCTGCTCATCCTGCGGATCGTCGTCGCCGATGAGGTCGCGCTGTGGCTTGTGATCGGGATGGTCGCATGGTTCATCGTCTGCTGGTTCGTCCTGCCCTTCTGGGCCCGCGCCATCAGCCGCCGAACCGACGAATGA
- a CDS encoding VOC family protein — MDNEPRAVRSGTAPSSASVFGAPCWVSLMARDLQAAQDFYGAVLGWRFRKGRMGEEFSVAFYDGAPVAGIGALAPRLAVAVDWTPYFAVTDTDEAAARIRERSGTVAVGPLSFSMGRGALAADRDGAVFGIWEGLLIPNWHRWRKSAPAWLRLRTRNAFDAAIFYGEVLEWATERPGCCQVSYEGDEVVLRSEGHVLARISSGASGEAPDPMIRPRWHVHFPVEDVGATVDAALDNGGVVLDRQSTPQGLQAALRDPDGALFTVTSAQP; from the coding sequence ATGGACAATGAACCGAGAGCAGTCAGATCCGGGACCGCCCCGTCGAGCGCGTCCGTGTTCGGTGCGCCCTGCTGGGTCAGCCTGATGGCCCGGGACCTGCAGGCCGCACAGGACTTCTACGGAGCCGTACTGGGCTGGCGCTTCCGCAAGGGCCGCATGGGTGAGGAATTCAGCGTCGCCTTCTACGACGGCGCGCCGGTCGCGGGCATCGGGGCGCTTGCGCCCCGGCTGGCGGTCGCGGTCGACTGGACTCCGTACTTCGCCGTGACCGACACCGATGAGGCGGCGGCACGCATCCGGGAGCGCAGCGGCACGGTCGCGGTCGGCCCGCTGTCGTTCTCCATGGGGCGCGGCGCCCTGGCGGCAGACCGTGACGGAGCCGTCTTCGGCATCTGGGAGGGGCTGCTCATCCCCAACTGGCACCGGTGGCGCAAGAGCGCTCCCGCCTGGCTGCGCCTGCGCACCCGCAACGCCTTCGATGCCGCCATCTTCTACGGGGAGGTCCTCGAGTGGGCGACGGAGCGCCCCGGCTGCTGCCAGGTCAGCTACGAGGGGGACGAGGTCGTGCTCCGCAGCGAGGGGCACGTTCTGGCGCGTATCAGCTCCGGAGCGTCGGGGGAGGCGCCCGATCCGATGATCAGGCCGCGGTGGCACGTCCACTTCCCGGTCGAGGACGTAGGGGCCACGGTCGACGCGGCACTGGACAACGGCGGTGTCGTCCTGGACCGGCAGTCCACGCCGCAGGGCCTCCAGGCGGCATTGCGCGATCCCGACGGAGCCCTCTTCACCGTCACTTCTGCGCAGCCGTAG
- a CDS encoding hydrophobic protein, giving the protein MVPILLVLLLALILFGVGFAVKALWWIAIIVLVVWLLGFLMRTTSAGGTRSRWYRW; this is encoded by the coding sequence ATGGTTCCCATCCTGCTCGTTCTGCTTCTCGCACTGATTCTCTTCGGTGTCGGTTTCGCCGTGAAGGCGCTCTGGTGGATTGCCATCATTGTCCTCGTCGTATGGCTGCTCGGATTCCTGATGCGGACGACATCGGCGGGCGGCACACGTTCTCGCTGGTACCGGTGGTAG
- a CDS encoding NAD(P)/FAD-dependent oxidoreductase produces the protein MNRSRVVVVGAGFAGFQAARALSRTARDEAEIILLNPTDYFLYLPLLPQVAAGILEPRRVTVSLPGALPRVRLQLGEAREVDLDARRVRFTDPEGRSGTLEYDRLVLAVGSVNKLLPVPGVADHAHGFRGIPEALYLRDHITRQIELADVAASAGESASRRTFVVVGAGYTGTEVAAQGGLFTDALTRKRRAGSGGRARWVLVDIADRVLPELDRRLSSTADRVLRRRGVDVRTGSSVKEVTEDGVLLDDGEFIETRTLIWCVGVRPDPLVSEIGLPVERGRLVVEPRLGVPGHPEVFACGDAAAVPDLTRPGEYTPMTAQHASRQGKLAGLNVAASLGDGDQRPYEHHDLGFAVDLGGVQAAANPLGIALSGPLAGAVTRGYHLAAMPGNRVRVAADWLLDAVLPRQAVQLGLVRSWAVPLDTASPELAHVPGPATAKEE, from the coding sequence GTGAATCGTTCCCGTGTCGTTGTCGTCGGAGCCGGATTCGCCGGCTTCCAGGCCGCCCGCGCGCTCTCCAGGACCGCCCGGGACGAGGCCGAGATCATCCTGCTCAATCCCACCGACTACTTCCTCTATCTGCCGCTGCTGCCGCAGGTCGCGGCGGGAATCCTGGAGCCCAGGCGAGTGACCGTCTCGCTCCCCGGCGCTCTGCCGCGGGTACGCCTGCAGCTGGGCGAGGCCAGGGAAGTCGATCTGGACGCGCGGCGCGTCCGCTTCACCGATCCCGAGGGCCGCTCCGGCACATTGGAGTACGACCGTCTGGTGCTGGCCGTCGGAAGTGTGAACAAGCTCCTCCCCGTGCCGGGGGTCGCCGATCACGCCCATGGGTTCCGCGGCATTCCCGAGGCCCTCTACCTGCGCGACCACATCACCCGTCAGATCGAGCTCGCCGACGTCGCCGCGAGTGCGGGGGAAAGCGCCTCGCGCCGTACCTTCGTGGTCGTCGGCGCCGGGTACACCGGAACGGAAGTCGCCGCTCAGGGCGGGCTGTTCACGGACGCGCTGACACGCAAACGGCGCGCCGGGTCCGGCGGCCGGGCACGCTGGGTGCTGGTCGACATCGCCGACCGCGTCCTGCCCGAGCTGGACCGCCGGCTGTCCTCGACGGCCGACCGGGTGCTGCGCCGGCGCGGTGTCGACGTACGTACCGGGTCGTCGGTCAAGGAGGTCACGGAGGACGGAGTACTGCTGGACGACGGGGAGTTCATCGAGACGAGGACATTGATCTGGTGCGTGGGCGTACGTCCCGACCCGCTGGTGTCCGAGATCGGACTCCCCGTCGAACGAGGGCGTCTCGTGGTCGAGCCCCGGCTTGGCGTTCCCGGGCATCCCGAGGTCTTCGCCTGCGGCGACGCGGCCGCCGTGCCGGACCTGACCCGGCCCGGCGAGTACACGCCGATGACCGCCCAGCACGCCTCGCGCCAGGGCAAGCTGGCCGGACTCAATGTCGCGGCCTCACTCGGCGACGGCGACCAGCGCCCGTACGAACATCATGATCTGGGCTTCGCCGTGGACCTCGGAGGCGTCCAGGCCGCCGCGAACCCGCTGGGCATTGCGCTGTCCGGGCCGCTCGCGGGCGCCGTGACCCGCGGCTATCACCTGGCAGCCATGCCCGGCAACCGGGTGCGTGTCGCCGCGGACTGGCTGCTGGACGCTGTGCTGCCGCGTCAGGCCGTCCAGCTGGGTCTCGTCCGTTCCTGGGCAGTTCCGCTGGACACCGCTTCACCGGAACTCGCCCATGTCCCCGGCCCGGCCACCGCCAAGGAGGAGTGA
- a CDS encoding LAETG motif-containing sortase-dependent surface protein → MTTNNRSWRRAGAFATIATVSALGVGLAAGTAQAHTPVWEVSCTEVGVDLTAYSPKEDNTVTVTVDGKDLLPTETFKGNFHKKLELPKHDKELTVRLVVKAGDDDKFSRDETKTAPVCDDKPSPTPTPSQTTPAPSETPSDTPSTATSSAEVPPASTKPSPAGDLAETGSSSSTPLIAGAAAVVIVAGGGIMWAARKRRSAQH, encoded by the coding sequence GTGACAACAAACAACAGATCGTGGCGGCGTGCAGGAGCCTTCGCGACGATCGCGACGGTCAGTGCACTCGGCGTCGGCCTGGCCGCCGGCACCGCGCAGGCGCACACTCCCGTGTGGGAGGTTTCCTGCACCGAGGTCGGCGTCGACCTCACCGCCTACAGCCCGAAGGAAGACAACACCGTGACCGTCACGGTGGACGGCAAGGACCTGCTGCCCACCGAGACGTTCAAGGGAAACTTCCACAAGAAGCTCGAGCTCCCCAAGCACGACAAGGAGCTCACCGTCCGTCTCGTCGTGAAGGCAGGCGACGACGACAAGTTCTCGCGCGACGAGACCAAGACGGCGCCCGTGTGCGACGACAAGCCGAGCCCGACGCCGACCCCGTCGCAGACCACTCCGGCGCCGAGCGAGACTCCGAGCGACACCCCGAGCACCGCCACCAGCTCCGCCGAGGTGCCCCCGGCTTCGACCAAGCCGAGCCCCGCGGGTGACCTGGCCGAGACGGGCTCCTCCAGCTCCACTCCGCTGATCGCCGGCGCTGCCGCCGTGGTCATAGTCGCGGGTGGCGGCATCATGTGGGCCGCGCGCAAGCGGCGCAGCGCGCAGCACTGA